In a genomic window of Panthera tigris isolate Pti1 chromosome D4, P.tigris_Pti1_mat1.1, whole genome shotgun sequence:
- the LOC122232924 gene encoding mitochondrial import inner membrane translocase subunit TIM14-like produces MASAAAAVRLTVAAAGFAGRYALQALKHNMEPQVKQVFQSLPNSAFSDGYYRGGFESKITKQAAALILGVSPTANKGKIRDAHQQIMLLNHPDKEGSPYIAAKINES; encoded by the coding sequence ATGGCCAGTGCAGCGGCAGCAGTCAGACTGACTGTTGCTGCTGCAGGATTTGCAGGCCGTTATGCTTTGCAAGCCTTGAAACACAATATGGAACCTCAAGTAAAACAAGTTTTTCAAAGTCTACCAAATTCTGCCTTCAGTGATGGCTATTACAGAGGTGGGTTTGAatccaaaataacaaaacaagcaGCAGCATTAATACTAGGTGTAAGCCCTACTgccaataaaggaaaaataagagatgcTCATCAACAAATTATGCTTTTAAATCACCCAGACAAGGAAGGATCTCCTTATATAGCAGCCAAAATCAATGAAAGCTAA